The sequence CCACTCCGGCGCGGCGCTGGCGGTCATAGTCCTTCAGCAGCCGCAGCGCCACCGGGCTTAGCAGCAGCAGGGCGACCAGGTTGGTAATGGCCATCAGGCCCATGCTGAGGTCGGCCATGTTCCACACGGTCGGCACGTCGCGGAGGGCACCGAAGACCACCATGCCCAGCACCAGCAGCCGGAACAGGTTCAGCAGCGTGCGGCTGCGGCTCAGGTACTGCACGTTGCTCTCGGCGTAGGCGTAGTTGCCGATGATGCTGGTAAACGCGAACAGGAAAATCGCCAGGGCCAGGAAGTCGTCGCCCCAGGCTCCCACGTGCTCGGTCAGCGCCGCCTGGGTCAGCTGCACGCCGGTTTCCGTGCCGCCCAGATGCACACCCGACAGCAGGATGATGGCTGCCGTAGCCGTGCAGACCAGAATGGTATCCACAAACACGCCCAGCATCTGCACCAGCCCCTGCTGTACCGGGTGGTTCACACTGGCCGCCGCCGCCGCGTTGGGCGCCGAGCCCATGCCGGCCTCGTTGCTGAACAGGCCGCGCTTGACACCATTCAGCAGGGCCGCCGCGATACCGCCGGCCACGCCGCCAGCCGCCGCCTGCAGACCGAACGCCCCCTGGAAGATGCTGGAGAACATGCCCGGCAGCTCGCTCAGGTTGGTCAGGATGACAAAGAGGGCAATCAGGAGATACAGCACCGCCATAATCGGCACCACCACTTCGGCCACCCTCGACACGCGCTTGATTCCGCCGAAGATGATGGGAGCGGTCAGCAGGGCCAGCACCAGGCCCACCGGCAGGGCGCCAAAGCCGTAGCCGCTCAGGGCCGCCACGATGGAATTGCTCTGCACCGCATTGAACACCAGTCCGAACGCGATAATCAGAAAGACGGCGAACAGGCTGCCCA is a genomic window of Deinococcus proteolyticus MRP containing:
- a CDS encoding alanine/glycine:cation symporter family protein, yielding MNIFSLLGAAEAPKPLFDQFLDWGNGLLWGSVLIYLLVGAGLYFTVRTGAAQLRLLGHAWQAVMGSRDSGPTADGGRGGITSFQAFATGLASRVGTGNIAGVAIAISLGGPGAVFWMWMTALLGMSTALIEASLAQAYKVPDEAHGFRGGPAYYIRQGLGQGWMGSLFAVFLIIAFGLVFNAVQSNSIVAALSGYGFGALPVGLVLALLTAPIIFGGIKRVSRVAEVVVPIMAVLYLLIALFVILTNLSELPGMFSSIFQGAFGLQAAAGGVAGGIAAALLNGVKRGLFSNEAGMGSAPNAAAAASVNHPVQQGLVQMLGVFVDTILVCTATAAIILLSGVHLGGTETGVQLTQAALTEHVGAWGDDFLALAIFLFAFTSIIGNYAYAESNVQYLSRSRTLLNLFRLLVLGMVVFGALRDVPTVWNMADLSMGLMAITNLVALLLLSPVALRLLKDYDRQRRAGVAEPVFDRRADPELDRRLPDDIWK